A single window of Intrasporangium calvum DSM 43043 DNA harbors:
- a CDS encoding RNB domain-containing ribonuclease — translation MAKRHIVYRRAEPPSGPGAALLQRFEAIRDEFEVPEEFPADVLAEARGAAAAAQLPTRDLTDIPFITIDPAGSQDLDQAMHIERQGDGYRVRYAIADVPAFVTPGGPIDEESRRRGQTIYCPDKRVQLHPPEVSEGAASLLPDQVRPAFVWDLVLAADGEGIEVTVERALVRSVRRYDYAEVQRLVDDGSAEAVLKLLKEVGEKRIALERKRGGASLPLPDQEVADDGKGGFTVSFRPLLASEDWNAQISLLTGMGAADLMLRGKVGILRTMPDPDPRDVKRFRRQAAGAGVPWSQEMSYGEFLRTLDRDNPKHLALVHEATALFRGAGYTPFQGAVPDQPAHSAVANPYAHVTAPLRRLVDRFGLVVCEALSAGTEVPAWALSALPTIPEIMTASDRRASGVERACTDAVEAAELRSYVGSSLEGVVVDQNEKHVIVQLIDLAVVARATGRAEEGQTVQVHVDAADIESGRIKLSIES, via the coding sequence ATGGCCAAACGACACATCGTCTATCGCCGGGCAGAGCCGCCGAGTGGGCCGGGGGCTGCTCTCCTGCAGCGTTTCGAGGCGATCCGGGACGAGTTCGAGGTGCCCGAGGAGTTCCCCGCGGACGTCCTCGCCGAGGCCCGGGGGGCGGCGGCCGCCGCGCAGCTGCCCACCCGTGACCTCACTGACATCCCGTTCATCACCATCGACCCGGCGGGCTCCCAGGACCTCGACCAGGCGATGCACATCGAGCGACAGGGCGACGGTTACCGCGTCCGCTACGCCATCGCCGACGTCCCTGCCTTCGTCACACCCGGGGGGCCGATCGACGAGGAGTCCAGGCGCCGCGGCCAGACCATCTACTGTCCGGACAAGCGCGTGCAGCTCCATCCGCCCGAGGTGAGTGAGGGCGCCGCCAGCCTGTTGCCGGACCAGGTGCGTCCAGCGTTCGTCTGGGACCTGGTCCTGGCGGCTGACGGCGAGGGCATCGAGGTGACCGTCGAGCGGGCTCTCGTCCGAAGTGTCCGACGCTACGACTACGCAGAGGTGCAGCGCCTCGTCGACGACGGCTCCGCCGAGGCAGTGCTGAAGCTGCTCAAGGAGGTCGGCGAGAAGCGGATCGCCTTGGAGCGCAAACGAGGTGGTGCATCTCTGCCGCTGCCGGACCAGGAGGTGGCCGATGACGGCAAAGGCGGCTTCACCGTCAGCTTCCGGCCGCTGCTCGCCTCGGAGGACTGGAACGCCCAGATCTCCCTGCTCACCGGCATGGGGGCGGCCGACCTGATGTTGCGCGGCAAGGTGGGCATCCTGCGCACCATGCCCGACCCCGACCCGCGTGACGTCAAACGGTTCCGGAGGCAGGCTGCGGGCGCCGGGGTCCCCTGGTCGCAGGAGATGAGCTACGGCGAGTTCCTGCGGACCCTCGACCGGGACAACCCGAAGCACCTGGCCCTGGTCCACGAGGCGACGGCCCTGTTTCGGGGCGCCGGCTACACCCCGTTCCAGGGCGCCGTCCCCGACCAGCCCGCCCACTCCGCCGTCGCGAACCCCTATGCCCACGTCACGGCACCGTTGCGACGCCTCGTCGACCGCTTCGGGCTCGTCGTCTGCGAGGCGCTGTCCGCGGGCACCGAGGTCCCCGCCTGGGCACTGTCCGCCCTTCCGACGATCCCGGAGATCATGACGGCCTCCGACCGGCGGGCCAGCGGTGTCGAGCGGGCCTGCACCGATGCGGTGGAGGCGGCCGAGCTGCGGTCCTACGTCGGTTCCAGCCTCGAGGGTGTCGTCGTCGACCAGAACGAGAAGCACGTCATCGTCCAGCTCATCGACCTGGCCGTCGTGGCCCGGGCGACAGGGAGGGCGGAGGAGGGCCAGACGGTCCAGGTGCACGTCGATGCCGCCGACATCGAGAGCGGGCGGATCAAGCTCAGCATCGAGAGCTGA
- a CDS encoding YaaA family protein yields the protein MLILLPPSEGKTPRRRGRPLDLATLSFPELTSLRSAVIGSAEEVSARPDAHRLLGVSPALVEEVARNTRLRTAAAAPAGEVYTGVLYDALDLPSLDPASKRRANRRILVFSALFGALRPTDRIPAYRLNPSARLPDVGDLTHAWRLALTPVLDREAGSARLVVDCRSSTYVAMWNPRGALAERRVHVTVPGASHLAKHTRGLVARHLVRLAARPRHPEDLVPLLEADFVVRLSEPDRPGRPWQLAATARP from the coding sequence GTGCTCATCCTCCTGCCACCCTCCGAAGGCAAGACACCACGTCGTCGGGGTCGGCCCCTCGACCTCGCGACCCTGTCCTTCCCCGAGCTCACCAGCCTGCGGTCGGCGGTCATCGGGAGCGCCGAGGAGGTCAGCGCCCGGCCGGACGCGCACCGGCTCCTCGGGGTGAGTCCCGCCCTCGTCGAGGAGGTCGCCCGCAACACCCGACTACGCACCGCCGCCGCCGCGCCGGCCGGAGAGGTGTACACCGGGGTGTTGTACGACGCCCTCGACCTCCCGTCGCTCGACCCGGCGTCGAAGCGTCGAGCCAACCGTCGGATCCTCGTCTTCTCGGCGCTCTTCGGGGCGCTGCGACCCACGGACCGGATCCCCGCGTACCGGCTCAACCCGTCGGCCCGGCTGCCTGACGTCGGGGACCTGACGCACGCGTGGCGTCTCGCCCTGACGCCGGTCCTCGACCGAGAGGCAGGGTCTGCGCGACTGGTCGTCGACTGCCGCTCCAGCACCTATGTCGCGATGTGGAACCCGAGGGGCGCGCTTGCCGAGCGACGGGTGCACGTCACCGTTCCGGGAGCATCGCACCTGGCCAAGCACACGCGTGGCCTCGTGGCGCGACACCTCGTGCGGCTGGCGGCCCGGCCGCGCCACCCCGAGGACCTGGTGCCACTGCTCGAGGCGGACTTCGTCGTCCGCCTCTCGGAACCGGACCGGCCCGGCCGTCCCTGGCAGCTCGCCGCCACCGCTCGCCCCTGA